The DNA sequence GTGGATGTATCGCCAAAAGTTTTTTTTATTACATTTGTCATTCCCCTCCCACTTATGTTTCAATCCTTGTTTTAGTGGATGTATCGCCAAAAGGCTGTTGGGGTATTCAACGCCGCCGACGACACCTTGAGTTTCAATCCTTGTTTTAGTGGATGTATCGCCAAAAGCCGCTTTCTGCCGGTTCCAAAGCCAAAACAACATGTTATAAAATTTCTCGTAAGCAGATATTTGCAGCTCAAACCTCAAAAGAGATTGCCTTAAAAGGTATTATTGATGTACCAGAGTTAAGTTATCCATATATTATCACGATGGATTTTTGATCAGATCACCTTTTCACAAATATTTCGGTAGCAACAATCCAGGCATCTGGCTTTTGCCTTCGTGGGCGGGGGATATTTCCCTTGAACAACTATAGACGTCAATACAGCGATAATATCCTGCAACTCATTATACATGGATTCGGTGATTCCCACTTCGATCAGCTTATTGCGGCTCCGGGTATAGACAATATAGCCTTTATTTACCGGGACAGAATAGTTATCCCTGATAAGCAGTCCATAAAAAGTTAGTTGAAAACGGTGGTTTTTAAAGGTTCGTTCCTTATATTCGGCGTATTTATAATCCAACGGCGCTGCGGACCCATCTTGGAGGAACAGAATTTCATCCACTATTCCACGCATGCCCCGTGTGGAGCTGAGGTAGACTGATTTTTTTCTTTCCACCACCCCGAGCTTTTTTCGCAAATAATTAGGATTAAGGCGTGCCTTGTCCTCGTGTACGGTCCGGCCGGTTTGGACTTTGAAGCGCTTTTCTTCGTGTTGGGAGATGGCAAGATAATTTTGGAAATAAATAAATCGCGGGCAAAAAAGATATTCCAGGATATCTGAGGTAGTTATGGAATACCCTGCCTCATCAAAGTTTAATTCCGCTATGTTTTCCAACTCTGACTCGGTTCTTGGCAATTCTTTAACCTTTGGGTCATTTTACCTTGCTTATTGTGCCAAATCCTCTGGAAACAGATTTTCCAATGCCCCAGTATTCGGGAATTTGAAAGTTGACTGAAAATATCGAGTAGAATCCCAGCATAGGCATCCCTTTCAAGGATGTCTCAATTTCTTGATAATTTTCAAGTTTTCCATATAAGGGCCCTGGAACTGTAAAATTCAATCCTTTGGCCATGGAAATGATGTTGCCAATAATCACTTTTTCTAAAAGCTGTTTTCTTTTGTAATTATTTCCACATCTTAAATATTGCTGATAATTTTTTTCGTTTAAAGCCAGCCAAGGCGTAAGGAAATGATACTTTTCGACTGAATGGCTTATGCCAATAATCTCTATTCTTTCCTGAAGCTCAATCTTATCTACCAGCATCTCTTGTTTACCTAACGATAAGATTCCAATACTTGGCATTTCTTTTAATAATTCCGCTCCTTCCGCTAATCCGATAATTTTTGCCTCACCATCTATAACTTTATATTGAATTCTAGGGTAAGAATAAATCAGCCCGCTATCGTTGTGATTATGAACTAAGACATTTCCCCTTAATATATTGGCAATGCATCCTCGTAATCCACGGCCCTGCTCAAAAGTTAACGGCCTGGAAGTCTTGATAGATATTTCAATAGTTGGGATATATTCGATTCTTTTTAGTCCCCTGTTCATGTCTTCTTCCGCTTGAAATTCTTTATTTTCTTCCCCTTGACGTCATTTTCAGGCGGTTCCGGAAAAAGTGCCGCAATTCTTCTCCCCCTGATAAAAAAACCATTTCCTGAGGAACAATATGAACGCTCTTCCAAGGGATAATAAGCATCTCCTCTGGCGCATAAGGGGGCCAAATATCTTTCCAGAACCGCGTCAACCGCGACAGGGTCTTCCTGCATATAAAGCACTACCCCTTTATTATTTTCTCTGAAGTTTTTTATAAGATCGAATCGGACCAGTGAATTTAAAGGAATATCATCCCCTTCGAAAACTTTCTTAATGTTATGTTCAGGAACTAATTCTACTGATTCGGGCAGCACACATGCCAGTGATTCGCTATCCCCCAGATAGATAGGAGCAACTTTCAAAGATTCAGCAATTTTTTTACCGAGCTCTTCCTCCCCATCTTTAAATGCAATCAGACAATCGATATATGGCGTGAAGGCATACTGCCTCAACCTGGCGTCCATCGGAATGACTCGGACAGTACAGGAAGATACTGCGATAGGATGTTCAGCCCTTGCTGTCGCCCCTAAGGCCTTGTTTTGAATATCTTTTAACAGCTTTACAGGATTTTCCCCCTCTTTTTGCCATAAGGCATTGGCACATAATCCCTTAATAGTTGATGGGGCGGGGAGGGGATATGTCCTGGCGCATTGATAGCTATAGGGCACTCGGATGGAATACATCGACGAGAGCTTCAGCCGAAACTCAAGGGCAATCATCGCTATCTCCTAAATCTTAGCCAATATTTCCTGAAAGACCTCCTGCACCGTCTTCTTGGCATTCTTTAAACCATCCCCATAGCTCCACCAATCCACACCATTCCCCATTGTCTCAAGTAATGCAATGGATTCTTCGAATCCCGTTGAGTATATGGGGCTGATCAGATTGGGAACAGGCTTCTCCGTGGTTGATAAGGCCGCCAACAATCCCAGGCACTTGGCGTGCGGCAAGGCATGCGATTGTGAGGCCCCGAACGCCCCTAAAACAATGGGAAGCAACGCTTGAATTGCAACTCGGCGACGGGTTTTGATATCACCATTAACTTTTCGGTTATCTATAGTCGAGCCGATGCGATTCAGATCAATACCTGCAACAAAAGCAAACACTCCTGATGCATAAGTTTTGTAAAAAATCATCTGAGATGTTTCTCCTGTGCTGCTGGAAGCTTCGGTTCCAGATGCCACTCGGGAGTGAATAACCTGTTTGCTTTCCGGTCTTGTTCCTAACGCAGGGAGCAACCACGAAAACGAAGCGCATGAGCTCCGTCGCGGGGCATTGGTCATTTTTTTGGTAGAAAGAAAACCATGCACATCGCAAACAAGGCATTCTTCGATAGCTTGCAGCTCGTCTGTCGCCTGTGTTTGCCTATCCGGCTGGCCGGATTCACAGACACTGCAAAGTTTAACGTTTGATGATCCTAGTGCCTTTCGCCGCATATGTTCCAGATGCCAGTGTTTCATCATCCGCCCGCTCACCGCCGGCATTTCCTCTAAGGGGTTGCCATTCTCATCCACCATTCTAATCTGCCGAATATCCAAGGCCTGACCGACGCTCCCCTCATTATTGAGGTCATGCACGTTCAATACCAGTTTTGCCGCCACCGCGAGATATCCTGCCATCTTTAATCCTCCTTCTTGTAATAAGTAAATGCCAAAAGCGCCACGAGTGTTTGAACGGATCGAAATTGTTTTTCATTATTCACCAGTTGCAGCATCTGCTGTACTGTATTTTGCCCAGGCAAATATGGTTTATATTGTTTCTTGGGGTCAAGCACCGAACTCTGTGCTTCTCTTTGGGCGTCTAATAAGAGCTTGGCAAATTCATCCGCATCTCTGGCCTTGCGAAGATTATCAACGTAGCCAAAATTTCTTTCCCGGACAAAATATTGCAGCATATCAGCAATTTTCTTAATAACGTCAAAATTCTCTCCTTCCAGAAGTGACTTATCCATGTTGAAAATCTCCTGTGCGAATGAATCGGTTGTTTTCCGTGAGAGCAGAGCTTTTCCTTCCCTAACCCCGACATACGTTCGTGCAAAATCTAATGCTGATTTTTCATCAATATTCCTAAAAGCCCTGGCCAACAATCCCAATAGCTTGCTCCTATCCTGGGAAAAAATGCGTTCTTGAAGTAAGGCTTGAACTAAGGCGCGGTTGTAGGCATTTTTAAGAAAAGTTATTTCTTTTGGGTCTGATTTTTCTACCTGATATTCATAGCGTGGTGCATTGCCACTACTATCCAATCTCCCCACAAAGAATGAATCAACCTTATCTCTTAAAATTTCAATTAGATGCGGATATAACGATAGAAGCGCTAATAATGCCGCCGGAGCTGGGATATCTTCTATCTTCCTGGAAATATGTTTAGCAGTGGCGATATATTGGGCCATCTCTCCGCCCTTAATTATTCCTGCAAAATGGGGGAGAAAAAAGAACCTCTCCTTTTTTGAACGATCAGAGGTATTAATGGCCACATCAATTTGAAAAAAAAATGTTCCTGCTAAGCTTGATACCACACAAAATGGGCATAATGGTAAGGTAATTTGGTGAGTTACATTATCCCTTTTTGGTGGCTGTCCTAATTGTGGGCAAAAAGATACTAACGCACCTGTTATTTTATCATTCCTTGAATAATTATGACCGCAGGCAGAGGCATGCGCTCCCTTTCGTATTTCGTTTTTCTCTGTAAATATATTTTTTGGTTTACTGTTTTTATTCGCTATTTTCTTGCCAAATTTAGCGATTCCAACTGATTGGTTTTCAAGATGCAACGGACGAAATCCAGGTATTCTTAGCAATAAAGATTGGTCCGAAATTTTATTCTGACAAAGCCACCCCAAAGCCTTCATCACCTTGGCTGTAACATCCCCATCGTCATCGATTTCCACACAATACCGGTCATACAATTCCACCAGCCTGATCTTTTCCGGCTCCACCGCATTCAATGCCGCCGCGCACAGGCCCAGGGCAATCCGCATCTCAAAATCGGGCAGACCGGTGCCCGGTGTATAAAAAGTATTATTGGGATTCATGGCAGCAGGCCCCCGTCCAGAAAAACGCTGAGAAGAGATTGCTTGCACTTTTTCTCAATTTTCTCACCCTCTTCATCCTCATCCGGTTCTTGCTGCGGTCTTTGACTCGCCGCCCGCCAATCGCAAACCTTCAATATATGGTGCAATGCCAGCGCTTGCAGGCGACGCCGATGTCTGTCAATTTCCCTGGGGCAGCGGGCCCATTGGCGCAGATCCTTCGCCATATTTTCTAATGATCCAAGTGTAATCGCCTCCGTTAACTCTGGAAGCTTTTCGGTTAAACTCGAAAATCCCACTGATCTTCTAAAGGATTCTTCGGCCCCTGCCGCCCAGCGAATCCTTTCCGTACCGTACTCCACCAGCCTACGGTTGATGGCATCTTCCGCCGGATGCTCCAGGTTGCCTTGCGCCAGACCGCTATCCGTATGGTGCATCAAAATTGCCAAAGCCCCGGCATAATAGAGATCATGTTTGCTTCTCTCATTAAAATAAAGTACATACGGCGCCCCCAATGTTGCATGCGGCGGTCCTTTACTTCGTTTTTCTTTCGGTGATTTGATATAATCCTGCCACCTGGCCGATAACTTACCCACATCGTGGCAAACTATCATCATCTCTACCGTTGCCTTGACTTCATGGATCTGCGTATCAAAGAGGCGAGCCAGCGTCGGGATCATCCTTTCTTTAAAACCAGCCCAGGCCTTCAGGCAGAATTTTACGTGATCTTCATAAATTTCCCCGGGGGCACTGTAATTCAAAAGATCAAACATGATGCCGCTTCCTCGCTCTTATCAGGTTCTTCTCTCTCTTCTTTCTTTACCAACCTCAAACCGATATTCGAATCATAATAATCATTTCGATCAATAACATACGTTTGAAAAGGCTGCAGCCGCCCCTTTTCAATTTTCTCCCCGATCTTTCCTTCCGTAAAATCGTACTTTCTTAGGTTTTCTGGTTTGATCCATGCCAAGTATCGATACGATATATTAACCAAAGTACCCCGCAATTTCTCAAAATCAATCTGTTTTTCAATCTTTGTTTTCTTACCTTTTTTTGCCTTTCGGTCTATTTGCTCATCGATTATTTTCTCATTTTTCAGCAATACTTCTTCATTTACTACCGACAGAGAACAATACATTTCTCCCCTGGCCGAAAGATTCCAGGCCAATTCGTCTGCAAACAGCGTCGCCTCAAACAATTGACCCAAGGCATTGCGTGCTTCCACATCGTCAGTGTGATACTCCATCCTATTGCAAAATTCGGCGGTGGCCGTCCAGTCTATAAACAGATTCGACGGTGCGTTTTTCAAATATTCCCAGGCGATGCCAGCAAATTCTCCCTTTTTTCTACCGGCGAATTCGCTTTCATCTTCATTCTTTTTATCCACATAAGGATAGGCTATACTCCAGTCTTCCCCGATTAGTTCTTCCCGCCCCAGTGGCTTTACTATATAAACAATCCCCTCACCGCCCCATCTTGCAACCCGACCTATACGCTGCACCAGGGCATCCGCAGCCGCACATTCCGTGATCAAAATATCGCAGCTTATATCCAGTCCCACCTCACAAACCTGCGTAGATACTATAATACCTGGTTTTTGCTCATTCTTATCCTTGCCAAAAAACCGGCAGACCTCTCTTTCTTTTTTTTCGCGATCACTTACCGTAAAACGCGAATGTATGAGAGTGAGGAGGTCACGCCTGTCTTTTAAAGCTGTCACCACCCGCTGCGCTACATCAACTCGGTTAGCGACTATTAAAATTCGCTTTCCTTGATTATCGTTAAGGACCTTGTTTAGGCCCGAAGAAATCTTCTCCTCTTCAAGGAAACCCCATTCTTCCTGGTGCCACTTTACGGTTCGGTGACCCATATGATTTGGCCATTTCCCTCTAAATTCAATCCGTTCATAATCTCTAATATTTTCATTTTTTAGCAGACCAGCCTCCAAAGATTTTGGCATAGTTGCGGTCATCAAAATCGTTGGTATTCTACTAATTGTCAAAATCTCCAACAAGGCCCTCATGAGCGAATGGGTATATGGGGAATATAAATGCGCCTCATCAAAGACAACTATGGAATTGGCAATGCTCCCGGCGGGTAAATCAAAATGCCTTCCCACTCGTTTGGCCCGGGCATACCCATATAAAAATTGATCAAATGTGGTCACACAAATATCCGCAAAAAAAAGGGGATCAAGAGAACTGACCCCGTGTTCGATACCGACTACAATCTTTTTGCCAAATTTTTGTTCGATATTATTTGCGTAACTCTGAATTCTATCTCTGATCTGATTACATAAGGCCCTGGTAGGGAGAACATAAATCAGCCTCGGGGCTAATAACCATTGATTGTGTAGAACTTGCGCCAGATATGGAGCAATTACAGCTTCTGTTTTTCCGTATCCACACGGCAGCCTGACCAGTAAAGGATTCAGTGAAAAATCCCCAGCAGAAAGAAAATTAAAAATCTCTTGTTGTTCAGGCGTCGGTGCGAACCCACAAATATCAAGGAAGTGTTGTTCTAAATCCCTTCCGGGACTGCGGCCCGCATGTTGGCTCATTGCTCATATCCTCCCATCACGGGCGAGGCAAGCCTCGCCCCTACAAATAATAACTTTAGAAAAACCTCGCCAACAACTCCTCATTCACCAATTTCGGGTCAAAACCCTGGCCCAGGACCTTGATCTTCCTGAAATCCTCCTGGCAGAAAGGGAAGAGATAAACGCTGTCAATGTCTTCATCAATTAGACTTTGGCATTTCACCGCCAGTTCATCGAAGCGAGACGCTTCCAGCTTTCCTAAAAAGGCGCTCTTCTGGACCCGTTCCAGACCGTATTGTTTACAGGCCTTGGAAACCCGGCTGCGGATTTTATCGTCACTGATATCGTAAAGGATCCAGACCAACACCGGCATCTTTCCCTCAAGGCCGCCGCCAGTGGGCGAGGCATGCCTCACACTTACATAATGACGCTTTCCCTCTTCCCTCTTCCCTTTTCCCTAAATCTCTCTTATCTCCAGCCAATCCGGGCGCGGCTCCCCGGTTTCGGCCAAGAGTATATTGGCCAATCGATGGGCTTCGTGCTGGATAAGATAGCGCCGCTTGACGTTGCGCCGCCGGTAACGGACGCTCTCATCCAGGTGCTGCTGCATGGCAGCCACCACCACCGGCTTGCCTTCCTGGTTTAACGATACGGCGGTATCCTGAAAGTCGAAATAGGCATCTTTGATCTTCTTGCCGGTAAACAGATAGACCGCGGTCTGTTCGGCAAACAGGCGGAAAGGCTCGATGAGATCAAAGACCAGGGATTTTTTATTGTAGTTGTCGGTGTGCAGAAAACCCACAAAGGGATCCAGTCCTGCCAGGATGCAGGCCTTTTCCACCATGGGGTAGAGCATGCCATAGCAATAGTTGAGACAGGCGTTGAATGGGTCCAGGGCCGGGCGGCGGGATCGCCCCGGAAAGCGATATTTTTGGGGCAACACCCCGGAAAGGCACTGGAAATAGTGTCGGGCGGCCGTTCCTTCCATACCCAAGAGACGCTGACGCACCGCTTCCAGATTCTGGTCCTTGGGGTTCAGATCAGACTTACAGTTTTCGATTTCTTTAAGGGGACCGAGAAAATTATCTTCCTGGCCAGGGCGGGCGTACATTAATTTTTTTAAGAAGGTAATCTGATTGGTCAACTTCTGCCGGACCATATCCAGAACCAGTGAAAGCCCTAGGGCGTTAGGCATAGCCTCTAACTGCCGCCGTCGGATCAGGGCGGTACTGCCCATTTTGCTAAACCAGACCCGGCCCACGGGGTCGCCGTAGCCGTCCAGAAAAATGATATCGATATTGTGTTCCAGCGCCAGGACAATGGCTTGAGAGGAAATCATCGCTTGATTGGTAATAACGATGCTTTCCACTTTCAGGGGAGAGACATCCATCACCCTGTCCTGCAGTTTCAGGCGAAAACAGGCGTCTTTTTGGGTGATGAAAGAACCGGGAGTATTGATCACTAACTGCAAAGCGCCCTCTGATGAGGAGGATCAAGTTAGTCTGTATTTATGATGAGATAATATCTTATACCACAAGAGTTAATTTAAGTATACGGAAATGCGCAGGTAGATGACTGGGGGGTGCTATTTTTTACATGGCTCCAACCTGCGGCCGTCTTCAGCCAGAGATCGCGGCCATTAGCGGGCGCTAAAAATAGGCCGAATATTGCTTGCCGGAGGGCGCCCGGAGCAGCGACTCTTCGGAAGGTGAGGCCGAGCCTCAGTCTAACATTACGTTATTTGCCTACGAAGATTACTTTGTGGTCTGCCGGATTCAGCCTCAGAAAATCCGCCTTAACCACCCTCTGTTCGCCGAAGATGCTGACCAACCGTAAAAGACCGTCGTTTTCAGGTTCGATCGTCTGCCACCGGGACCGAGAAGACCTTGACAGCCCTGGTCTTGCCTTTTAGCTGCACTTCACCCTGCGGCGCAACTTCGATTTTGCCGTTCAGGCCCAGATACGTGTTTTCCTCGATCAAGATGGGCTGTCCCACTGTCTTGGTGTGAGTCTCCAGGCGGGCGGCAAGATTGACCGTATCGCCGATGCAGGTATAGGTGGCCCGATGTTGGGTGCCGACGCAGCCGGCCACGACCGCCCCAGAGGCGATGCCGATGCCGATGCGGATCTGCACCCGATTCAACCTGGCCTGTTCTTGATTGAAGCGGCGGATAAGTTCAATCATCTGCCGGGCGGCTCGCACTGCCCGTTGATGATGGTCGATAAGGGGCAGAGGCGCCCCGAAGATACACATCAGGCCGTCGCCGATCATCTGGTTGACGACGCCCCCTTCGTTGGCAATGGCTTCGAACATCAGAGAAAAATAGTCATTAAGCAGCTCGATGGTCTCTTGCGGCGTTTTGGATTCGGCAATAGTAGTGAAGGAGCGGATGTCGCTGAAAAGCACCGTGGCCTCGACCAGCCGGCCGCCGAGCGAAAAGCCTGAATTAAGCAGTTCTTCGGCCACTTCGTCGCTGGTGAACTTGCAGAACAAGGCCCGTTGTTCGTCCCGCAGCCGTTTTTTCTCCAGGCTGGCGTCTACCCGGGCCTTCAGCAGGACAGGATTGAAGGGTTTGGTGAGATAGTCTTCGGCGCCTAATTCGATGCAGCGGACGACGCTGTCGATCTCATCCACCGCCGAGATCATGATAACCGGCAGATCGCGCCAGCGGACATTAGCCGCCAGATGATCCAGTACCTGATAGCCGTTCATCTCGGGCATTTCGATGTCCAGCAGGATCAGATCGAAATCCTGTTCGGCTAACATTGCCAGGGCTTGGCGGCCATTTTCGGCAAAGGCTGCTTGGTGGCCCTGTTTTTCCAAACCCCGCGCCAGCATCAGGCGGTTCATCCGGTTATCATCCACTACCAGGATATAGCCGGAGTTTTTAGGCCCGTGCTGCGGTTTAGCGTGTTGTTTCATATCTGGATCAACTTTTCCAGAGCCTGCTGAACCCGATCGTATTCGATTGCAGCCTGGGCCACGGAGTCTTCCGCCCCGTCCAGGCGGCCTTCCTTGCCGATTATTTCGAGTTCCCGAGCCAATTCGGCCAGGGTTACGGCCCCGAAGGAGGCGCTATTGGATTTTAGACTGTGAGCCGCGCGGCGAAAGAGTTCAGCATCGTTGTCGGCCAGGGCTTGACGCAGGTTCCGCAGCAATTCGGGGGCGTCTTCTTTGAATACCGCCAGCACCTCGCCGATAAAATCGGCGCCCAGGCTGTCCCGAAAATCGGCAAATATTTTGGGATCGATCACCGCTTCCTGATCCTCTGGGGCAGGCTGGGGCTGGGTTCGGGTCAAAGCATCCACCAAAGCTTCCACCTTAATCGGTTTAGTGAGATAGTCGTCCATGCCGGCCGCCAGGCATTTTTCCCGATCGCCTTGCATGGCGTCAGCGGTCAAGGCGATGATTCGGGGGGCGGCGCGCCCGGCTTCA is a window from the Desulfobacca acetoxidans DSM 11109 genome containing:
- a CDS encoding CRISPR-associated endonuclease Cas6; this encodes MNRGLKRIEYIPTIEISIKTSRPLTFEQGRGLRGCIANILRGNVLVHNHNDSGLIYSYPRIQYKVIDGEAKIIGLAEGAELLKEMPSIGILSLGKQEMLVDKIELQERIEIIGISHSVEKYHFLTPWLALNEKNYQQYLRCGNNYKRKQLLEKVIIGNIISMAKGLNFTVPGPLYGKLENYQEIETSLKGMPMLGFYSIFSVNFQIPEYWGIGKSVSRGFGTISKVK
- the cas3 gene encoding CRISPR-associated helicase Cas3'; the protein is MSQHAGRSPGRDLEQHFLDICGFAPTPEQQEIFNFLSAGDFSLNPLLVRLPCGYGKTEAVIAPYLAQVLHNQWLLAPRLIYVLPTRALCNQIRDRIQSYANNIEQKFGKKIVVGIEHGVSSLDPLFFADICVTTFDQFLYGYARAKRVGRHFDLPAGSIANSIVVFDEAHLYSPYTHSLMRALLEILTISRIPTILMTATMPKSLEAGLLKNENIRDYERIEFRGKWPNHMGHRTVKWHQEEWGFLEEEKISSGLNKVLNDNQGKRILIVANRVDVAQRVVTALKDRRDLLTLIHSRFTVSDREKKEREVCRFFGKDKNEQKPGIIVSTQVCEVGLDISCDILITECAAADALVQRIGRVARWGGEGIVYIVKPLGREELIGEDWSIAYPYVDKKNEDESEFAGRKKGEFAGIAWEYLKNAPSNLFIDWTATAEFCNRMEYHTDDVEARNALGQLFEATLFADELAWNLSARGEMYCSLSVVNEEVLLKNEKIIDEQIDRKAKKGKKTKIEKQIDFEKLRGTLVNISYRYLAWIKPENLRKYDFTEGKIGEKIEKGRLQPFQTYVIDRNDYYDSNIGLRLVKKEEREEPDKSEEAASCLIF
- a CDS encoding adenylate/guanylate cyclase domain-containing protein; this encodes MKQHAKPQHGPKNSGYILVVDDNRMNRLMLARGLEKQGHQAAFAENGRQALAMLAEQDFDLILLDIEMPEMNGYQVLDHLAANVRWRDLPVIMISAVDEIDSVVRCIELGAEDYLTKPFNPVLLKARVDASLEKKRLRDEQRALFCKFTSDEVAEELLNSGFSLGGRLVEATVLFSDIRSFTTIAESKTPQETIELLNDYFSLMFEAIANEGGVVNQMIGDGLMCIFGAPLPLIDHHQRAVRAARQMIELIRRFNQEQARLNRVQIRIGIGIASGAVVAGCVGTQHRATYTCIGDTVNLAARLETHTKTVGQPILIEENTYLGLNGKIEVAPQGEVQLKGKTRAVKVFSVPVADDRT
- the cas2 gene encoding CRISPR-associated endonuclease Cas2 produces the protein MPVLVWILYDISDDKIRSRVSKACKQYGLERVQKSAFLGKLEASRFDELAVKCQSLIDEDIDSVYLFPFCQEDFRKIKVLGQGFDPKLVNEELLARFF
- the cas4 gene encoding CRISPR-associated protein Cas4, coding for MPRTESELENIAELNFDEAGYSITTSDILEYLFCPRFIYFQNYLAISQHEEKRFKVQTGRTVHEDKARLNPNYLRKKLGVVERKKSVYLSSTRGMRGIVDEILFLQDGSAAPLDYKYAEYKERTFKNHRFQLTFYGLLIRDNYSVPVNKGYIVYTRSRNKLIEVGITESMYNELQDIIAVLTSIVVQGKYPPPTKAKARCLDCCYRNICEKVI
- the cas5 gene encoding CRISPR-associated protein Cas5; the encoded protein is MIALEFRLKLSSMYSIRVPYSYQCARTYPLPAPSTIKGLCANALWQKEGENPVKLLKDIQNKALGATARAEHPIAVSSCTVRVIPMDARLRQYAFTPYIDCLIAFKDGEEELGKKIAESLKVAPIYLGDSESLACVLPESVELVPEHNIKKVFEGDDIPLNSLVRFDLIKNFRENNKGVVLYMQEDPVAVDAVLERYLAPLCARGDAYYPLEERSYCSSGNGFFIRGRRIAALFPEPPENDVKGKKIKNFKRKKT
- a CDS encoding DevR family CRISPR-associated autoregulator, which gives rise to MAGYLAVAAKLVLNVHDLNNEGSVGQALDIRQIRMVDENGNPLEEMPAVSGRMMKHWHLEHMRRKALGSSNVKLCSVCESGQPDRQTQATDELQAIEECLVCDVHGFLSTKKMTNAPRRSSCASFSWLLPALGTRPESKQVIHSRVASGTEASSSTGETSQMIFYKTYASGVFAFVAGIDLNRIGSTIDNRKVNGDIKTRRRVAIQALLPIVLGAFGASQSHALPHAKCLGLLAALSTTEKPVPNLISPIYSTGFEESIALLETMGNGVDWWSYGDGLKNAKKTVQEVFQEILAKI
- a CDS encoding CRISPR-associated endonuclease Cas3'' yields the protein MFDLLNYSAPGEIYEDHVKFCLKAWAGFKERMIPTLARLFDTQIHEVKATVEMMIVCHDVGKLSARWQDYIKSPKEKRSKGPPHATLGAPYVLYFNERSKHDLYYAGALAILMHHTDSGLAQGNLEHPAEDAINRRLVEYGTERIRWAAGAEESFRRSVGFSSLTEKLPELTEAITLGSLENMAKDLRQWARCPREIDRHRRRLQALALHHILKVCDWRAASQRPQQEPDEDEEGEKIEKKCKQSLLSVFLDGGLLP
- the cas1 gene encoding CRISPR-associated endonuclease Cas1 gives rise to the protein MINTPGSFITQKDACFRLKLQDRVMDVSPLKVESIVITNQAMISSQAIVLALEHNIDIIFLDGYGDPVGRVWFSKMGSTALIRRRQLEAMPNALGLSLVLDMVRQKLTNQITFLKKLMYARPGQEDNFLGPLKEIENCKSDLNPKDQNLEAVRQRLLGMEGTAARHYFQCLSGVLPQKYRFPGRSRRPALDPFNACLNYCYGMLYPMVEKACILAGLDPFVGFLHTDNYNKKSLVFDLIEPFRLFAEQTAVYLFTGKKIKDAYFDFQDTAVSLNQEGKPVVVAAMQQHLDESVRYRRRNVKRRYLIQHEAHRLANILLAETGEPRPDWLEIREI